ATATAgagttttataaatttgaataatctTTTATTCTAAGGGCTTTTATCTTAAGCTATGTTTTTACTAACTTTGCGTCCTGATGTTGTGCCTTCTAAGGTGGATCGCTGCCTTCATCGTCCGGGATGAGCTTCACCCCGCACGTAATCGCAGTTTCCGTTGGTGAAGTATAGTCTTCTCCTCTAGTCTCTTCTTTTAAGGTTTCTTGAGATTAGTCTTTAATCTACATTCTTGTCTTGTTTGTCAGGACATTGCATCAAAGGTTGTGTCCTTTTCACAGCAAAGTCCAAGAGCCATTTGTGTTTTATCCGTTACTGGTGCAGTCTCTACTGCAACTATTCTTCAGCCATCGCCATCACAGGGAGCTATTAAATACGAGGTTTGATATTGTTGTCCTTACAGTTTATTATGATTTACAAGAGAAGAACACTACTCATGTTGTTGTGTTTACTCTATGGTCTATAGGGTCGTTTTGAGCTCTTAACTCTGTCAACTTCTTATCCGAACGCAACTGACAATGACTACCCAAACCGCACTGTGAATCTAGCGGTCTCACTCGCTTGCCCGGATTTTCGTGTCATTGGTGGTGGAGTTGGAGGCCCTCTAATAGCAGCAAGCTCAGTTCAGGTGAGCCTGCTTGTAAACATCATCAAACTTCTTTAGACATCATTTTTATCTAAACTTGTGTGTTGTCTCCTTAATAGGTTATCATTGGGAGCTTCATTTGGGCTATTCCTAAAGGGAAGATTAAAAAACGAAATGAAGATGTCCAAGAAACTGACGCTTTGGGCGATAACACAGCAGCAACGTCGCCTGATGTTCGTCAGCAAAGCCATAACCTTGTTCAGACGCCTGCAGGGATGTGGTCAATAGGTTCAAGATCAATGGACATGCATCATGCCCATATGGACATTGATCTAATGCGTGGATGATCCATTTGTGTGTATAAGCATTGAATCTAGGagattaagaagaagaaagacttaAGCTAACTTCTCTGAGAACAAAATGTCTTTAGTGATTTTCAGAATTCATGCTGGGTTCTTGAGCTTTTGGttaattgagtttttttttgcgctttttttgggttaaaatatacatatatatcaacTACTTACGTTTATTATTTcgctacaaaaatataaatccacGCACATAGTGAACGCATGATACCAATAACTAGCCATGGACATTCGGTTAtcggttcgtttttttttcgATTCTTTGATCCTTCAGTTCTAGAAGTTTACATCTATCCgggtattttaaaattttggttcggtttcggttatttcggtTCGGGTAACAAATTGGGAACCTGCTAATATTTGAGGTAATTGCGGATCCTATTTGGTTCCAATTTTTCGGTTAATTCGGATTAAAAATCGTATCAGAAATTTGGGTGTTCAGACTAAATATCACTTCGTTTgagtttttgttaaaaaattggATAATTCAGATAATAttgaatattttgaataaaaagtaTTGTGATAATTCATTTTTAGGTATTTCGGCTTATAAATAATACTTTTAACTTatccatttattttaaaactgaatatagttaaaatttataagaatataaattatACTATAGAAATTCATGTACCcattcggatttcggttcggtttctcattgattttgttttttttttatagttttactGACATATGACCCAATCGAATAATTGATAGGACCTAAATCCGAATCAACCCtaattttttggtttggttcgattCCCGTTATTCGGTTCTGGATAAATGTGCTCAGAATATGATTTGTGTTTTGTTGATCATGTTTGAATAAATCACCAGTTGGACTTAGGGTTTTCAAAGGATCGAATGAATTGTTAGAATGAAGTGTTAGGGTTTATCTTTTATTCTTCATCTTGATTGTTCTCAATGCTAGATTTGGATTGACAATTTGAAATCTAGATCTTAAGATAATTAGTAGATGCGAAAGCATTATTAATTGCATGAATTAATTTTGATGAGCTTAATACCTATATGCAAATAAATTTGGTTTACTGATTTAGTGAACATATCAAACATGATTTTAATTCTTGTCTGAATTGATTGAATCTGCAAAGAAATTTAGGATTTTACGAATTAGATATAGATTATCTCTCGCCAACGAAAATTGTTTGATGTGATTTGAGTTCTAGAACTGTTCTTAATAAACCTTGATAATTGTTTGATATATGATTTCCTGTGAACTACCATGGGTCTAGCGTATTTTTTTTCCAGAATTTACAACTGTATTAATTTACTactgtttactttttttttgtcacaatacTACCGTTTACTTCTTTCTTATTATTCACCTAGtttaatctgaaatttatagTCTATTGTGTGATCTGAGACTCTGCAGGTTCAATCCCTAAATGCTttaacacattatgaaatgtaGAATAGCAGGGGCGGAAAAACCCTAGCGTGTGAGATGCACGCGTTTTTTGAAATCTCTCCCAGGCCCATTTCCCCAGACAAGCATATTTCTCAGATCTAGTTCGATCTCCACCGCTCTCCACCTTAGCTCCTCCTCCTGTAGCTCCGACAACCACCGCATCCACTTTACGGCGTGAGGATTTTGGGTCAATCGATTTCCCCTTTTATGGTGGTTCTTTGTACAGTGTAAAAATgggatctggaaaaaaactcatGGCAGATCTGGGAGCTTTGTTCGTCGAAAACTTCATAAACTAAAACCTACCAGCTTCTTTACCTCATCGCTGAGGACCGGTGGACAGTACCCTCCCTCGTAATTGAAAGCTACCACAATCAGTATCTACCGACCACCTCGTCGTTACCCTCGCAGTGAGGATCCTTAACCCAGCTAACTGGAGCGTGCAATCTACATCAACATGTCAAACCGGTATTCAAGATCCGAAAAAGGAAAATGGGTGCCTGAAGCATCTAGAACCCCAACACGGAAACCCTCTTCGCAAAGTAGAAGAGCCCCTGTCCTACTCCCATCAAGTGACAACTCGGAACTCATTGAAGACAACAAGCTCACTCTCTTAGGTCGGGTCACCAAGCCATCGATCCAAAAACCTCAGTGGGTCCTGGACTGGCTAATCCAATTCTGGAACCTCGAAACCGCTGTCACAGGAAGAACTCTAGGGCCAGACTTGTTCCAAGTCAAATTGAGACGGAAGATGCCTTTATCTGTAATGAGGCGAGCACCTTTCCACTACAAAAGATGGATGATCATTCTACAACGATGGGAGCCAATCGTATCAAACTCTTTCCCCAGGCGTACTCCATTCTGGATTAATATTCACGGCCTGTCCCTACACTTCTGGACCTTCAAGGTTCTAGAAACTATTGGAGAAGAGCTTGGTATCCACATTGATGAGGACATTCCCCAAGGCAGAGTTCGTGTGGATATTGATTGTCTCAAAAATCTGGAGATGCAGCTACCGGTCCAACTTCAATCTGGTGAAGTCTTCAATGTGGACTTGGAGTAAGAAAATCTGCAGAAACACTGTTTCTACTGCTACTCTCTCTTCCATGAGGAGGATGATTCCCCTACTAAACCAGTCTCGACAAGAACATCTACCCCACGTTGGGAATAAGTCAGCAGAATACACTGAGGAGCATAGAGGAGCACCGAAGACGTCAGGACCACCGACGAGCTCCGTCGAGCCAAATGAGGAACTCGGATTCCCATTCTAGGGATGATCATGCGGTATCTCAAAGATCAACTACCTCTCGACCAAGTTATCCGGAAAGGAGACCTTACCATGACTATGCGCAACACCAATCATCTTATGATTCAAGACCTGTAGGGAGAGCTCAGGACAGGAGGCCTACATTTGAGAGAAGAGAGCTCAGAGACCGTTCCTCCACCCATTCTTTGAGAGATTACCACCTTCATGGGGATCGTCCTCAGTATTCTCAGTCCTCAAGGACCCCTCCCCCGATCCCAGCCAGGGAGCCTATGGAACTACCGGCTATTCCGGAACGTGGTGAGATTAACAGCCACTCCTCAGAGTGACGATCAGCACTGGAGAGAATTGAGCGTCCCCAACAGGAACCCCAGAGGTCTGGAGGCCTCTCAAGCTCATTGATAGCACGGCTGCAATATGTTGAGGTCAACTATGAGCAAGGAGACCTCCGCAATAAGCTTAATGAAGGAAGTTCTGGTAGCAACAGACCCAGTCACCGGCTGGGGACCTCCCTGTGTCTGGTCAGAGAGTCCCTGCTGCACTGCGAATTGGTTCTCCTATAAGCACTAAAACCAAAACTCCTCAAGCATCCTCAAGTAAAAGAAAGCTGCAAGCAAAGCACCGGCAAAGAGAGGAACCACTGCTAATCCAGCAGCTCAAGGAAATAAAACAACTAGAGCAAAAGTGAATAGAAGTCCTCTCCAAAATACGCGCCTCTCGAAACAGATGACAGCTCGCTCCACTAACCCGCCTCGCAAGAAATTATGTGTGGAAAGGAGTGGGAATGCAGACTTACCTGACTCTCAGGCGCAAGACCCCCCAACAATGGTGCATGTCCCAGCAACAAGGAAGCGAAGGGCGGATTTTCGGCCTCCGCAAAACCTGATTCCTTAGCTCTTGTCTGCTTGAACTGTCAAGGTTTGGGAGGTGACTTGACAGTTCCAAGAATCCGGGAAATAAAAAAGACCTTAAACCCGGATATACTCTTTCTTATGGAGACCAAAAATCAAGATGAGTTTGTGCTTTCTGAGCTCCAGAGTCTCCGCTATGATCACCACCTCACAGTCCCACCAATAGGCCTCAGCGGAGGCTTGGCACTCTTCTGGAAAGCAGACATTGACATCAGTATACTCGTAGCGACTCCACACTTCATTGACACTAAACTGAAGGTAAAGAATACTGAGTTTCATGTCACTTTTATATTTGGGATGCCTCAACAGGAAAATAGAGCTGCGTTTTGGGAATCCATTTCCCAACTTGGCGAGACAGAGACACTGCCTGGCTTCTTTCAGGGACTTTAATGATATCTTAGATAATGTGGAGAAGGTAGGGGGACCAGAGAGATGTGAGGTTCTTTTATACCCTTCAGAAGCTTTGTGTCGGAAAATGGCATGTGGGATGTGAAGCATGTAGACAACCCCCTTTCGTGGAGGGGCCAACGATGTACACACTTCATCCGAGCCAGGTTGGACCGTGTATTAGCAAACTGTGCTTGGTTTGATACGTTCCCTGCTGGCCGCTGTGATTACCTCCGTTTTGAGGGCTCTGACCATAGACCTCTGGTAACCTACTTGGATACATCCAAGCCTAAGAGGAGGCGCTTGTTCAGGTACAACCGAAGCATCAAGGATATGCCAGAGGCACGCAAAGTGATGAAGATGCCTGGCAGAAATGTACCTGAACAGGTGGAATCTAAGATCAAGCGTTGCCGTGAGGAACTAATCAAATGGTTTAAAACCAAGAAGGAGAATAGTGCAAAAGCTATTATTGATCTCCAGGCTAGATTGGAGGAGCATCTTTCCTGTGGAGATCCATCTCCGGAGATCATTAGGGAGCTCTCCCTAGCCCTCAGCAAAGCATACAAAGAGGAGGAATTGTATTGGCGTCAAAGAAGTAGGGTGCAGTGGCTACAAGGAGGAGGCAGGAACAGCGCCTACTTCCATACTGTAACGAAAGGAAGGAGATCCTATAATCGCCTAACCACTATTGAAGATGAAGCTGGCATACCTTTTCATGAGGAGGCAGAGATTGGTAAAGTCTCTGCAGACTACTATACCAAACTCTTTACATCTAATGGCGCTGGTGGAATGGAGGCTGTTGAAGAAGCCATCTCAAGGCGTATTTCCCCGGAGACCAATCAAACACTCACTGCGATCCCAACAGATACGGAGATTCTCTGTGCAGTGAAGCACATCAACACTGATAAGGCGCCAGGGCCAGACGGTTTCTCGGCGGGGTTCTATCACTCTTTTTGGGAAGTGATAGGGGAGGACATCTGTAGGGAGGTGCGGGACTTTTTCCTGACTGGAAAATGGATAAAACATTCAATGAAACGCATATCTGTCTACTCCCTAAGGTCCCTTGCGCGAAGAGCCCCTCAGAGTTCCGTCCCATAGCGCTCTGCAATGTGCGCTATAAGATCATAGAAAAGATACTAACCCTGTGTCTCCAGAAGTTCCTTGATCACATCGTGTCCAGCAGCAATCAGCATTTGTCCCGGGGCGTGCTATTACGGACAACATCCTTATCACTCACGAGAACCTTCACTATCTAATGGTTTCCGAAGCCACTAAGAGATGCTCCATGGTGATCAAAACCGACATGAGCAAAGCGTACGACATAATTGAATGGGCTTTCCTAGCCAAAATTCTCAACCAGCTAGGCTTTGACTCGGTGTGGGTGAATTGGGTGATGGATGTGTCTCCACCGTCTCGTATGCATACCTCATCAATGGTGCGCCATTTGGTAAAGTCCAACCGAACAGAGGGCTACGGCAAGGGGACCCGCTGTCCCCGTACCTGTTCATTCTGTGTGCTGAGGTACTCACGGGACTGTGCCTAAAGGAACAACAAAATGGGAGACTTAAGGGACTACAAGTGGCTCGAAGAAGCCCATTCATCAACTATTTATTGTTTGCTGATGACACAGTCTTCTTCAGTGGTATCAATATGAAGAGTTGTACCTCTCTAATGAGGATTCTAAAGAGATATGAGAACTGCTCAGGGCAGTGTATAAACCTGAACAAGTCAACAATATCCTTCTCCTCGAAAACGCCGGAGTCGATCATGAGTAGAGTTAAAACCTCTATTGGTATAGATAAGGAAGGTGGCATGGGCAAATACCTAGGGTTACCTGAGAATTTTGGACGCAAGAAGGGAGATGTTTTTACAGGACTAGTGGACAAGATACGCCACGCTCCGAAGCATGGCCGACGAAGTTCCTATCTGGTGCAGGAAAGCATGTGATGCTACAGACAGTTCTATCAACACTCCCCAACTTCTCCATGCAAAGCTTCAAAATCCCTAAGTCAACTCAGTAAGCGCATCCAATCGATCCTAACACGATTTTGGTGGGATAGTGCACCTGAAAAAAGGAAGATGGCGTGGGTTTCTTGGGATCGAATGGCAACGCCAAAATgtgtgtgggggggggggggggctagGCTTTAAGGATATTGAAA
Above is a window of Brassica napus cultivar Da-Ae unplaced genomic scaffold, Da-Ae ScsIHWf_86;HRSCAF=154, whole genome shotgun sequence DNA encoding:
- the LOC125606381 gene encoding uncharacterized protein LOC125606381, whose translation is MWDVKHVDNPLSWRGQRCTHFIRARLDRVLANCAWFDTFPAGRCDYLRFEGSDHRPLVTYLDTSKPKRRRLFRYNRSIKDMPEARKVMKMPGRNVPEQVESKIKRCREELIKWFKTKKENSAKAIIDLQARLEEHLSCGDPSPEIIRELSLALSKAYKEEELYWRQRSRVQWLQGGGRNSAYFHTVTKGRRSYNRLTTIEDEAGIPFHEEAEIGKVSADYYTKLFTSNGAGGMEAVEEAISRRISPETNQTLTAIPTDTEILCAVKHINTDKAPGPDGFSAGFYHSFWEVIGEDICREQQSAFVPGRAITDNILITHENLHYLMVSEATKRCSMVIKTDMSKAYDIIEWAFLAKILNQLGFDSVWVNWVMDVSPPSRMHTSSMVRHLEQQNGRLKGLQVARRSPFINYLLFADDTVFFSGINMKSCTSLMRILKRYENCSGQCINLNKSTISFSSKTPESIMSRVKTSIGIDKEGGMGKYLGLPENFGRKKGDVFTGLVDKIRHAPKHGRRTKLGWRIMNNPEALLSQVLKGKYFSECSFMESTPKQAASHGWTGIMAGKEVLEKGLGYLVGDGASINYEEVIRQLIPSSQKPPDKLVWLGESKGNYTTKSGYMMSNLIEHRQNLLSFDWIKHVWKLDAPGKIQHFIWRALNSALPVAELLIRRGMEVAPACKVCGVLETVEHVLMHCPFAQRTWELAPIFLPGSPSSGFPFGLTTTNVDSYPQGPKSPTVRSVLFSLSPWIIWNLWTARNKRLFEDKLYTAEETLSKAVQDAKEWESAKTKPETYELPSRSNVEKIVTDVPTCSVDGAWNAESKCAGFGWFIQDKKTHLEIQGADSRSLVGSALTAEALAIRKAMQEASKEGISCLQILLDSSILISALRSGLVLNEIAGLLCDIGHLIPLFTSLSFVLIPRTTYFVADNFAKTALASLMLQNNV
- the LOC106432724 gene encoding LOW QUALITY PROTEIN: AT-hook motif nuclear-localized protein 11 (The sequence of the model RefSeq protein was modified relative to this genomic sequence to represent the inferred CDS: inserted 1 base in 1 codon), translated to MDQREAMALSGSGSYYIQRGMPGSAPPQTQASFYGLQGFQHFSNPNSPFVPNLNQGGGSTGLVSPPLPVETSQVDSPTPVALPPSGETFVKRKRGRPRKYGQXGSVSLALSPSVSSSSSMSPNSNKRGRGRPPCSGKKQRLSSIGGSLPSSSGMSFTPHVIAVSVGEDIASKVVSFSQQSPRAICVLSVTGAVSTATILQPSPSQGAIKYEGRFELLTLSTSYPNATDNDYPNRTVNLAVSLACPDFRVIGGGVGGPLIAASSVQVIIGSFIWAIPKGKIKKRNEDVQETDALGDNTAATSPDVRQQSHNLVQTPAGMWSIGSRSMDMHHAHMDIDLMRG
- the LOC125606387 gene encoding uncharacterized protein LOC125606387; translation: MSNRYSRSEKGKWVPEASRTPTRKPSSQSRRAPVLLPSSDNSELIEDNKLTLLGRVTKPSIQKPQWVLDWLIQFWNLETAVTGRTLGPDLFQVKLRRKMPLSVMRRAPFHYKRWMIILQRWEPIVSNSFPRRTPFWINIHGLSLHFWTFKVLETIGEELGIHIDEDIPQGRVRVDIDCLKNLEMQLPVQLQSGEVFNVDLE